From the bacterium genome, one window contains:
- a CDS encoding DUF799 family lipoprotein yields MRTLITATVAVALLLGSLAGCSPGTSSYVRTDVDFSFIGTVAVYPFRNLTQDVHAAPRVQSIFLSELLQQDAVRVLEAGQVLDAMVQLRLGPDSEPTPAQMQELGKLTGADAIFFGTVEEYGLDRTGGDAAYAVTARFTLVETQTGALVWNAQSRADGGSLWRSLFGGSSASLYDVARRVVRDAQETLF; encoded by the coding sequence ATGAGGACCCTGATCACCGCCACCGTGGCCGTCGCCCTGCTGCTGGGGAGCCTGGCCGGCTGCTCCCCCGGCACCTCGTCGTACGTGCGGACCGACGTCGACTTCAGCTTCATCGGCACGGTCGCCGTCTATCCCTTCCGCAACCTCACCCAGGACGTCCATGCGGCGCCCCGCGTGCAGTCGATCTTCCTCTCGGAGCTGCTGCAGCAGGATGCGGTCCGCGTCCTCGAAGCCGGTCAGGTGCTCGATGCCATGGTGCAGCTGCGTCTCGGCCCCGACTCCGAGCCCACGCCCGCCCAGATGCAGGAACTCGGCAAGCTCACCGGCGCCGACGCCATCTTCTTCGGCACCGTCGAGGAGTACGGCCTGGACCGCACCGGCGGGGACGCCGCCTACGCCGTGACCGCGCGCTTCACCCTGGTCGAGACACAGACGGGCGCCCTGGTCTGGAACGCCCAGTCCCGCGCCGACGGCGGCAGCCTGTGGCGCAGCCTCTTCGGCGGCAGCTCCGCCTCCCTGTACGACGTGGCCCGCCGCGTCGTGCGCGACGCCCAGGAGACCCTGTTCTGA